One genomic window of Streptomyces sp. NBC_00237 includes the following:
- a CDS encoding VOC family protein, whose protein sequence is MAVAKRPVLVLDCAEADELAAFYARLFDAETRRGEDMDFVEVIGHDGVHLAIRRDHGYAPPSWPRPDDSQQAHLRILVADEDMDEAEREVIGLGARPLETPNNAGLSRDVRRFSDPAGHPFSLVSSPTGSGKEQPEGELRLA, encoded by the coding sequence ATGGCGGTGGCGAAGCGGCCGGTGCTGGTACTGGACTGCGCGGAGGCGGACGAACTGGCGGCCTTCTACGCCAGGTTGTTCGACGCGGAGACCCGCCGGGGCGAGGACATGGACTTCGTGGAGGTCATCGGGCACGACGGCGTGCACCTGGCGATCCGGCGCGACCACGGGTACGCACCGCCGAGCTGGCCGCGCCCCGACGACTCCCAGCAGGCGCACCTGCGCATCCTGGTGGCCGACGAGGACATGGACGAGGCGGAGCGCGAGGTCATCGGGCTGGGCGCCCGCCCCCTGGAGACTCCGAACAACGCGGGTCTCAGCCGGGACGTGCGCCGCTTCTCTGACCCGGCAGGGCATCCGTTCTCCCTGGTGTCCTCGCCGACCGGCAGCGGCAAGGAACAGCCGGAGGGCGAACTACGGCTGGCCTGA
- a CDS encoding maleylpyruvate isomerase family mycothiol-dependent enzyme, with protein MGKAKGNTTLRADDATIRAAIAAERREMADLLDALPAERWDERTLCAGWRVREVAAHLSFGFRYSFGQVVGELIRARGSMDRMTDRVARREAAAMSRQAMAAALRENADHPWTPPVGGFASALGHDVVHGLDITIPLGLERRVPEDRLRIVLGTASPMGTRFFGAKLGGVRLRAEDLDWSYGTGSEVSGRAQDLVAVVFGRKVPAGRLHGEASGRFTAR; from the coding sequence ATGGGGAAAGCCAAGGGGAACACGACACTGCGGGCCGACGACGCGACGATCCGGGCGGCCATCGCGGCCGAACGCCGTGAAATGGCCGATCTGCTGGACGCCTTGCCCGCCGAGCGGTGGGACGAGCGGACGCTGTGTGCGGGGTGGCGGGTGCGGGAGGTGGCGGCCCACCTGTCGTTCGGGTTCCGGTACTCCTTCGGCCAGGTGGTGGGCGAGCTGATCAGGGCGCGCGGCAGCATGGACCGGATGACCGACCGCGTCGCCCGCCGGGAGGCGGCGGCGATGTCGCGGCAGGCGATGGCCGCGGCTCTTCGGGAGAATGCGGACCACCCGTGGACGCCCCCGGTCGGCGGTTTCGCCTCGGCGCTCGGGCACGACGTGGTGCACGGGCTGGACATCACGATCCCGCTGGGCCTGGAGCGCCGGGTCCCCGAGGACCGGCTGCGGATCGTGCTGGGCACGGCGAGCCCGATGGGCACGAGGTTCTTCGGGGCGAAGCTGGGTGGCGTACGACTGCGGGCGGAGGACCTGGACTGGTCGTACGGCACCGGCAGCGAGGTGTCCGGGCGGGCGCAGGACCTGGTGGCGGTGGTGTTCGGGCGGAAGGTGCCCGCGGGGCGGCTGCACGGGGAGGCAAGCGGCCGGTTCACCGCACGGTGA
- a CDS encoding LysR substrate-binding domain-containing protein translates to MELRQLRSFVTVVEEANFTRAAARLHLAQPGVSAQVRQLEKELGQTLLDRSGRTVTLTEAGEAILVHARSALAAVDAMRSAADEFAGLLRGRVRVGSLLGAPAEAFGLAGLLADFHDTYPGVEFSLTEDTSQRLLNAVRRGELDMALASLADERPPPGVDLQVLLDEPLEAVVTEGDPLGGADPGLPLTALRDRPLITLPSGTGVRAVLERACAEAGFEPLVAFEASAPQALFHLAARGFGVAVLPYGIARRRGVGLRTVVLTDPSPRARVALARPAGGPAGPAARAFLDHLSRALPEHLTTGGTAGGPLLGQLSRTRPSG, encoded by the coding sequence ATGGAACTTCGCCAACTGCGCTCCTTCGTCACGGTGGTGGAGGAGGCCAACTTCACCCGGGCCGCCGCCCGCCTCCACCTGGCGCAGCCCGGAGTGAGCGCCCAGGTGCGCCAGTTGGAGAAGGAGCTGGGGCAGACGCTGCTCGACAGGTCCGGGCGTACGGTCACCCTCACCGAGGCGGGCGAGGCGATCCTCGTGCACGCCCGCTCGGCACTCGCCGCCGTCGACGCGATGCGCAGCGCCGCCGACGAATTCGCCGGGCTGCTGCGCGGCCGGGTCAGGGTGGGCTCGCTGCTGGGCGCCCCGGCCGAGGCGTTCGGCCTGGCGGGGCTGCTGGCGGACTTCCACGACACGTACCCGGGAGTGGAGTTCTCCCTCACGGAGGACACCTCGCAACGGCTGCTGAACGCCGTACGGCGCGGCGAACTGGACATGGCGCTGGCCTCGCTCGCCGACGAGAGGCCCCCGCCGGGCGTGGACCTCCAGGTCCTGCTGGACGAACCGCTGGAGGCGGTGGTGACGGAGGGCGACCCGCTGGGAGGAGCGGACCCGGGGCTCCCCCTCACCGCCCTCCGTGACCGGCCCCTCATCACCCTCCCGTCCGGCACCGGAGTGCGTGCCGTGCTCGAACGGGCCTGCGCCGAGGCCGGGTTCGAGCCGCTCGTCGCCTTCGAGGCGTCCGCACCCCAGGCCCTGTTCCACCTCGCCGCACGCGGCTTCGGCGTCGCCGTGCTGCCGTACGGCATCGCGCGGCGGCGCGGCGTCGGCCTGCGTACGGTCGTCCTCACCGACCCGTCGCCCCGCGCACGCGTGGCCCTCGCACGGCCCGCCGGGGGCCCTGCGGGCCCGGCCGCCCGCGCCTTCCTCGACCACCTGTCCCGCGCTCTCCCGGAACACCTCACCACCGGCGGCACCGCCGGCGGTCCGCTCCTTGGTCAGCTCAGCCGAACGCGGCCTTCCGGATGA
- a CDS encoding alpha/beta hydrolase fold domain-containing protein, which yields MASVRMRVLSVVLRGVRKPLLATAQAARQRIAAPKADPSPPLALLRRHRVIVREVEGFPCYSVIPRGEKAPGRAVVYWHGGAYTAEIVSQHWSFVSQLADAGCRVEVPLYGLTPDHTHRAALPLGRAVHAELLKQFEPGAVTHAGDSAGGGLALAVVQTLAGAGLALPGRLVLISPWLDLTMTNPGIAAIEPYDPWLSSAGLVEAGLAWADGDDPLRPELSPLHGELAGLCDLDIRVGTHDILHPDCVLLHERATAAGVRSELHVVEGGFHDYVLAPVPEGRQARAEIIRKAAFG from the coding sequence GTGGCGAGTGTGCGGATGCGGGTTCTTTCCGTCGTACTGCGAGGTGTGCGCAAGCCGCTCCTCGCCACGGCGCAGGCGGCGCGCCAACGCATCGCCGCGCCCAAGGCCGACCCGTCGCCCCCGCTGGCACTGCTGCGCCGCCACCGCGTGATCGTCCGCGAGGTGGAGGGCTTCCCCTGCTACAGCGTGATCCCGCGCGGCGAGAAAGCCCCCGGGCGGGCCGTCGTGTACTGGCACGGCGGCGCGTACACCGCCGAGATCGTCAGCCAGCACTGGTCCTTCGTCTCGCAGCTGGCCGACGCGGGCTGCCGGGTGGAGGTGCCGCTGTACGGGCTCACCCCCGACCACACCCACCGGGCGGCCCTGCCGCTCGGCCGGGCCGTGCACGCCGAGCTCCTCAAGCAGTTCGAGCCCGGTGCGGTGACGCATGCCGGGGACTCGGCGGGCGGCGGGCTGGCCCTGGCCGTCGTCCAGACGCTCGCAGGTGCGGGGCTCGCCCTGCCGGGGCGGCTGGTGCTGATCTCGCCGTGGCTCGACCTGACCATGACGAACCCGGGCATCGCGGCGATCGAGCCGTACGACCCCTGGCTGAGCAGCGCCGGGCTCGTCGAGGCGGGGCTGGCCTGGGCGGACGGGGACGATCCGCTGCGCCCCGAGCTCAGCCCGCTGCACGGGGAGCTCGCCGGTCTGTGCGACCTGGACATCCGGGTCGGCACCCACGACATCCTCCACCCGGACTGCGTCCTGCTGCACGAGCGCGCCACGGCGGCCGGGGTGCGGTCCGAACTGCACGTGGTGGAGGGCGGCTTCCACGACTACGTCCTGGCTCCGGTCCCGGAGGGCCGCCAGGCCCGTGCGGAGATCATCCGGAAGGCCGCGTTCGGCTGA
- a CDS encoding enoyl-CoA hydratase/isomerase family protein, which produces MTAQQTDAPVLVHVEGRAGHLVLNRPRALNSLTHPMVRLLDATLAAWAKDPEIDTVVLSGAGERGLCAGGDIRTMHDDARDGDGTATEAFWRDEYRLNARIARYPKPYVTLMDGIVMGGGVGVSAHGSVRVVTERSRVAMPETGIGFVPDVGGTYLLSRAPGELGTHLALTGGSVGAADALLCGLADHFVPSERLDTLRAELASAPAAEAVRRHAGEVEVAGGVLGEGREWIDRCYAADSVEEIVRRLTDSGVPEAKEAAETILAKSPTSVKVTLEAMRRARGLDSLERVLEQEYRVSCWALRRPDMVEGVRAQIVDKDRNPRWSPATLGEVTPEAVAEFFAPRAEGRELTFGEG; this is translated from the coding sequence ATGACCGCGCAGCAGACCGACGCCCCGGTTCTCGTTCACGTGGAGGGCCGGGCGGGGCACCTCGTCCTCAACCGTCCCCGTGCCCTCAACTCCCTCACCCACCCCATGGTCCGCCTCCTCGACGCGACCCTCGCCGCTTGGGCGAAGGATCCGGAGATCGACACCGTGGTCCTGTCCGGCGCGGGTGAGCGCGGGCTGTGCGCGGGCGGCGACATCCGGACCATGCACGACGACGCGCGGGACGGCGACGGCACCGCGACCGAGGCGTTCTGGCGGGACGAGTACCGGCTGAACGCGCGGATCGCCCGGTACCCCAAGCCGTACGTCACCCTCATGGACGGCATCGTGATGGGCGGCGGCGTCGGGGTGAGCGCGCACGGGAGCGTACGCGTCGTCACGGAGCGGTCGCGGGTCGCCATGCCCGAGACCGGCATCGGGTTCGTGCCGGACGTGGGCGGTACGTATCTGCTGTCGCGCGCGCCCGGGGAGCTCGGTACTCATCTCGCCCTGACCGGGGGCTCGGTGGGTGCGGCGGACGCCCTGCTGTGCGGGCTCGCCGACCACTTCGTACCGTCGGAGCGGCTGGACACGCTGCGGGCCGAACTGGCCTCCGCACCGGCGGCGGAGGCTGTGCGGCGGCACGCAGGCGAGGTCGAGGTGGCGGGCGGGGTGCTCGGGGAGGGCCGTGAGTGGATCGACCGCTGCTACGCGGCGGACTCGGTCGAGGAGATCGTGCGGCGGCTGACGGACAGCGGGGTGCCGGAGGCGAAGGAGGCGGCGGAGACGATCCTGGCGAAGTCGCCGACGTCGGTGAAGGTGACGCTGGAGGCGATGCGGCGGGCGCGGGGACTGGACTCGCTGGAGCGGGTGCTGGAGCAGGAGTACCGGGTGTCGTGCTGGGCGCTGCGCAGGCCGGACATGGTCGAGGGCGTACGGGCGCAGATCGTCGACAAGGACCGGAACCCGAGGTGGTCGCCCGCGACGTTGGGCGAGGTGACGCCGGAAGCGGTGGCGGAGTTCTTCGCGCCGCGTGCGGAGGGCCGGGAGCTGACGTTCGGCGAGGGCTGA
- a CDS encoding inositol monophosphatase family protein, with translation MWIDEVTDILREAAVEAILPRHRALSEGEITEKTPGEVVTVADREAEALITRRLRCLRDVPVVGEEATASVPALLRAVRDAPEVWLVDPLDGTPNFVAGRADYAVMAALVRGGETVAAWILQPATGVAYVAEKGSGAWRLDGPVPGGGSGAGTRRLTGSVRYDPGPTGACSPAHRYDATRSPADPFGRTGGGPARPDAAPAEGAAAQSRRGAAPPIPSPPHTDAAPGRPPHGGAGRLLRSAAPGDPAELRGAALTGFLSPAARAHVEGSASRFGALSPGTKCAGIDYPRLARGDLDFLLYHRTLPWDHAPGTLLVTEAGCVVRRPDDSSPYRPSDDRSGLLTAAEARTWQTARDLLLPPLPRKADA, from the coding sequence ATGTGGATCGACGAGGTGACCGACATCCTGCGCGAGGCAGCCGTCGAGGCGATCCTGCCCCGCCACCGGGCCCTCAGCGAGGGCGAGATCACGGAGAAGACCCCCGGCGAGGTGGTCACCGTGGCCGACCGGGAGGCGGAGGCCCTGATCACCCGGCGGCTGCGGTGCCTCCGGGACGTGCCGGTGGTGGGCGAGGAGGCGACGGCATCGGTGCCCGCACTGCTGCGTGCCGTACGCGACGCGCCGGAAGTGTGGCTGGTCGACCCCCTGGACGGCACCCCCAACTTCGTCGCGGGCCGCGCGGACTACGCGGTGATGGCGGCGCTGGTACGGGGCGGGGAGACGGTCGCCGCCTGGATCCTGCAACCGGCGACGGGGGTCGCCTACGTGGCGGAGAAGGGGTCGGGGGCGTGGCGGCTGGACGGGCCGGTCCCCGGAGGCGGGTCCGGGGCCGGGACCCGGCGGCTCACCGGTTCCGTGCGGTACGACCCCGGCCCGACCGGCGCCTGTAGCCCCGCACACCGCTACGACGCCACCCGCAGCCCTGCGGACCCCTTCGGCCGCACCGGTGGCGGACCGGCGCGCCCGGACGCAGCCCCGGCGGAGGGCGCCGCCGCGCAGAGCCGCCGGGGCGCCGCGCCGCCGATCCCGTCACCCCCGCACACCGACGCGGCACCCGGCCGTCCCCCGCACGGCGGAGCGGGTCGGCTTCTGCGTTCCGCCGCGCCCGGCGACCCGGCCGAGCTGCGGGGGGCCGCGCTCACCGGGTTCCTCTCCCCCGCCGCACGCGCGCACGTCGAGGGGTCCGCCTCGCGGTTCGGCGCGTTGTCCCCCGGGACCAAGTGCGCGGGAATCGACTATCCGCGGCTCGCCCGGGGCGACCTCGACTTCCTGCTCTACCACCGCACGCTCCCGTGGGACCACGCGCCCGGCACGCTCCTCGTCACCGAGGCGGGGTGCGTCGTCCGCAGACCGGACGACTCCTCCCCGTACCGGCCGTCCGACGACCGCAGCGGGCTGCTCACCGCCGCCGAGGCGCGTACCTGGCAGACCGCCCGCGACCTGCTCCTTCCTCCACTTCCGCGAAAGGCCGACGCATGA
- a CDS encoding MFS transporter, protein MSSPAATRPDAKAAAPLLDPRRWIVLAILSGSLLLIAMDTTILNVAFPSLVSDLQPGSVEQLWIIDVYALALSGLLVTAGALGDRFGRKRMLLTGFAIFALASLLAVFATEAWHVIGARALLGIGGAAIMPSTLSILRHVFTDAKERAFAYAVWAAVFGGGMALGPVVGGLLVEDFGWQSAFLLNLPVAALVIALGAWFLPESHSPRSGRWDWWGVGQSIVGMLALAGGIKQLGKSGFADPLPWALLVLAAISLTVFVRRQLRLESPLLQVRLFANRSFSIAAVSIFLGMVGMGAVLFLVTQWFQYGEGYTPLEAGVRLLPASLGLVVTSMVTPSLMQRFPIRHVLGFGLLVMTVGLALPWTVQQFAAIGYPAFAVALAVLGMGVGIATTVASVTLMAATPAHEVGGAAAVEETCYELGAALGVAILGSLATALYRSNLPSLNLDGATAETVRGSVGEAAHVAQGIGGEAGRSLLDTFSAAYTTAITPAFLIGSLLTLGAAAIAWAWVPRDLRPTENAH, encoded by the coding sequence ATGTCCTCCCCCGCCGCCACCCGGCCCGACGCCAAGGCCGCCGCCCCGCTGCTGGATCCCCGGCGCTGGATCGTCCTGGCGATCCTGTCGGGCAGCCTCCTGCTGATAGCCATGGACACCACGATCCTCAACGTGGCCTTCCCGTCCTTGGTCTCCGACCTCCAGCCGGGCTCGGTCGAACAGCTGTGGATCATCGACGTCTACGCCCTCGCCCTCTCCGGGCTCCTGGTGACGGCGGGCGCGCTGGGTGACAGGTTCGGCCGCAAGAGGATGCTGCTGACCGGCTTCGCGATCTTCGCGCTGGCGTCGCTGCTCGCGGTGTTCGCCACCGAGGCGTGGCACGTGATCGGCGCGCGGGCGCTGCTCGGCATCGGCGGGGCGGCGATCATGCCGTCCACGCTGTCGATCCTCCGGCACGTCTTCACCGACGCCAAGGAGCGGGCCTTCGCGTACGCCGTGTGGGCGGCGGTCTTCGGCGGCGGCATGGCGCTCGGCCCGGTCGTCGGCGGTCTCCTCGTCGAGGACTTCGGCTGGCAGTCCGCGTTCCTGCTGAACCTCCCGGTCGCGGCCCTGGTGATCGCGCTGGGCGCCTGGTTCCTGCCCGAGTCGCACTCGCCGCGGAGTGGCCGCTGGGACTGGTGGGGCGTCGGTCAGTCGATCGTCGGCATGCTCGCCCTCGCGGGCGGCATCAAGCAGCTCGGCAAGAGCGGCTTCGCGGACCCGCTGCCGTGGGCGCTCCTGGTGCTCGCCGCGATCTCGCTGACGGTCTTCGTGCGCCGTCAGCTCCGCCTGGAGAGCCCGCTGCTCCAGGTCCGCCTGTTCGCCAACCGGTCCTTCTCCATCGCCGCCGTGTCGATCTTCCTCGGCATGGTCGGCATGGGCGCGGTGCTCTTCCTGGTGACGCAGTGGTTCCAGTACGGCGAGGGCTACACGCCTCTGGAGGCGGGCGTCCGGCTGCTGCCCGCGTCCCTGGGTCTGGTCGTCACCTCGATGGTGACGCCGTCGCTGATGCAGCGCTTCCCGATCCGGCACGTACTGGGCTTCGGTCTCCTCGTCATGACGGTCGGCCTCGCCCTCCCGTGGACGGTGCAGCAGTTCGCCGCCATCGGCTACCCGGCGTTCGCCGTCGCGCTCGCCGTCCTCGGCATGGGCGTCGGCATCGCCACCACGGTCGCCTCGGTGACCCTGATGGCGGCGACCCCGGCGCACGAGGTCGGCGGTGCGGCCGCCGTCGAGGAGACCTGCTACGAGCTGGGCGCGGCGCTCGGCGTCGCCATCCTGGGCAGCCTGGCCACCGCCCTCTACCGCTCCAACCTGCCGTCCCTGAACCTGGACGGGGCGACGGCGGAGACCGTACGGGGCTCGGTCGGCGAGGCCGCGCACGTGGCCCAGGGCATCGGCGGCGAGGCGGGCCGCTCGCTCCTGGACACCTTCTCGGCGGCGTACACGACGGCCATCACCCCGGCCTTCCTGATCGGCTCGCTGCTCACGCTGGGCGCGGCGGCGATCGCCTGGGCGTGGGTGCCGCGCGACCTGCGGCCGACGGAGAACGCGCACTGA
- a CDS encoding GNAT family N-acetyltransferase: MLIREATAADWAAIWPFFHEITAAGDTFTFPLDLDHETGRGWWMLNAPNRTVVAVDDDGTVLGTAKMNNNQNGNGAHIASASYMVDPAHGGRGVGRALVEHSLDWARTNGFRGMQFNAVAATNTHAVRLYERLGFCVVGTIPEGFHHPEKGYVGLHVMHRPL, translated from the coding sequence ATGCTGATCAGAGAAGCCACCGCCGCAGACTGGGCCGCCATCTGGCCCTTCTTCCACGAGATCACCGCAGCGGGGGACACCTTCACCTTCCCCCTCGACCTCGACCACGAGACCGGCCGAGGCTGGTGGATGCTGAACGCCCCGAACCGAACGGTCGTCGCCGTCGACGACGACGGCACCGTCCTGGGCACCGCCAAGATGAACAACAACCAGAACGGCAACGGCGCCCACATCGCCAGCGCCAGCTACATGGTCGACCCCGCCCACGGCGGCCGGGGCGTCGGCCGCGCCCTGGTCGAGCACAGCCTCGACTGGGCCCGGACGAACGGCTTCCGGGGCATGCAGTTCAACGCGGTCGCCGCGACCAACACCCACGCCGTCCGGCTCTACGAACGCCTCGGATTCTGTGTCGTCGGCACGATTCCGGAGGGCTTCCACCACCCCGAGAAGGGGTACGTCGGCCTGCACGTCATGCACCGCCCGCTGTGA
- a CDS encoding FtsX-like permease family protein, with protein MATLTYTLKEFRGQARRLLLTGAAVAVGVAFLVLAVGGSGALVSSFSQLAAAEVGPAAVQVTPDPRGPDRPAVPEDAAAKAARVAGVDAVAARRTGRATVLTPAGRPLDDPAVALSLTGDPALRWQLTDGGRWATAPDEVMLDSTTADRVGVRPGDRLHLLTATGERTSALLAGTLDTRAAPSTAGQPVLGAPDATIARYATGLRTTQLDLAVKPGAERAAADAVRTALGDDLRVRTGAASVDAATRDSSTLYGIVLVAALSFVLIAMAVARMVVTNTFSVVLSQQIRQLALLRCIGADRTEVRRHVRRQGLLLGIGASLVGLGAGAGAAAGGTLLLSTFDLGPVTVDLMPGWYVFALAFLFGVLLTLLAVRAPAKAASAVPPVAALGGAHAATPDSAGSRVVRTVFSVLLLGAGAALLAVGSVAPAPMSLLAVTLGAILSFFGVLRLARWLLPPVVTVLALPARRLFGTTGRLAAQQLHRNPGRTGSAASALLVGVTVMVAAATVVSTTGGSLNDLLSSRQPGAFSLVTDKKQVPQEALDAIGREKRLRVAPVRSATFEVNGRKTVVAAADPALLNDNAKDVGRARTLAEGQALAGSTGKEADVPPGLKPVPGTSSLPFSVLPVASYFVTPGTLERLAPRTVVSAAWVTTVGDLPHDEARKLLDRALADLPTVRVQDTDAEAEVMRSMMDRMVMVAGVLLAFSMLIAALGVAATLMLGVDERTREIGMLRAIGLGGGQLRAMLTLEAVLLSLTGAVAGTVLGLVYGWLAGRSVTRSYGIEHTPALMIAGLLGVTVLIGLTAAVLPARRVRRMAVVDALHAE; from the coding sequence ATGGCGACGCTCACGTACACGCTCAAGGAATTCCGGGGCCAGGCACGACGGCTCCTGCTCACCGGCGCCGCCGTCGCCGTCGGCGTGGCCTTCCTCGTCCTCGCCGTCGGCGGCAGCGGCGCCCTTGTCAGCTCCTTCAGCCAGCTCGCCGCCGCTGAGGTCGGCCCCGCCGCCGTCCAGGTCACGCCGGACCCACGCGGCCCCGATCGCCCCGCCGTGCCCGAGGACGCCGCCGCGAAGGCCGCCCGCGTGGCCGGCGTCGACGCCGTCGCCGCGCGCCGCACCGGCCGCGCCACCGTGCTCACCCCCGCGGGCCGCCCCCTCGACGACCCCGCAGTCGCCCTCTCCCTCACCGGCGACCCGGCCCTGCGCTGGCAGCTCACCGACGGCGGCAGGTGGGCCACCGCCCCCGACGAGGTCATGCTCGACAGCACCACCGCCGACCGCGTCGGCGTGCGCCCCGGCGACCGCCTCCACCTCCTCACCGCCACGGGCGAGCGCACCAGCGCCCTCCTCGCCGGGACCCTCGACACCCGCGCCGCCCCCAGCACCGCGGGGCAGCCCGTCCTCGGCGCCCCCGACGCCACGATCGCCCGGTACGCCACCGGTCTGCGCACCACCCAGCTCGACCTCGCGGTGAAGCCCGGCGCCGAACGGGCCGCCGCCGACGCCGTCCGTACGGCACTCGGCGACGACCTGCGGGTCCGCACCGGCGCCGCCTCCGTCGACGCGGCCACGCGGGACAGCAGCACCCTGTACGGCATCGTCCTCGTCGCGGCCCTCAGCTTCGTGCTCATCGCCATGGCAGTGGCCCGCATGGTCGTCACCAACACCTTCTCCGTCGTGCTCTCCCAGCAGATCCGCCAGCTCGCCCTGCTGCGCTGCATCGGCGCGGACCGCACCGAGGTGCGCCGCCACGTCCGCCGTCAGGGCCTGCTCCTCGGCATCGGCGCGTCCCTCGTGGGCCTCGGCGCCGGCGCGGGCGCGGCGGCGGGCGGCACGCTCCTGCTGTCCACGTTCGACCTCGGCCCGGTCACCGTCGACCTGATGCCCGGCTGGTACGTCTTCGCCCTGGCCTTCCTCTTCGGCGTCCTGCTCACCCTGCTCGCCGTGCGCGCCCCGGCGAAGGCCGCCTCCGCCGTGCCGCCCGTCGCCGCGCTCGGCGGTGCGCACGCCGCGACCCCGGACAGCGCCGGCAGCCGCGTCGTGCGCACCGTGTTCTCCGTGCTGCTGCTGGGCGCAGGCGCGGCGCTGCTCGCCGTCGGCTCCGTGGCGCCCGCGCCGATGAGCCTGCTCGCCGTCACCCTGGGCGCGATCCTCAGCTTCTTCGGCGTGCTGCGGCTCGCCCGCTGGCTGCTGCCGCCCGTCGTGACGGTCCTCGCCCTCCCGGCCCGCCGCCTCTTCGGCACCACCGGCAGACTCGCCGCCCAGCAACTGCACCGCAATCCGGGCCGCACCGGCTCCGCGGCCTCCGCCCTGCTGGTCGGCGTCACCGTGATGGTCGCCGCCGCGACCGTGGTCTCCACCACCGGCGGCTCCCTCAACGACCTGTTGTCCTCCCGGCAGCCCGGCGCGTTCTCCCTGGTCACCGACAAGAAGCAGGTGCCGCAGGAGGCGCTGGACGCGATCGGGCGGGAGAAGCGGCTCCGGGTCGCCCCGGTCCGCAGCGCCACCTTCGAGGTGAACGGCCGCAAGACCGTCGTCGCAGCGGCGGACCCCGCACTCCTCAACGACAACGCCAAGGACGTCGGCCGGGCCCGCACCCTCGCCGAAGGACAGGCCCTGGCCGGTTCCACAGGGAAGGAAGCCGACGTCCCGCCGGGCCTGAAGCCGGTGCCCGGCACCTCGTCGCTGCCCTTCTCGGTCCTGCCCGTGGCGTCGTACTTCGTCACCCCGGGCACCCTGGAGCGCCTCGCCCCGCGCACCGTCGTCAGCGCCGCCTGGGTCACCACCGTCGGCGACCTCCCGCACGACGAGGCCCGCAAACTCCTCGACCGGGCCCTGGCCGACCTGCCGACCGTCCGCGTCCAGGACACCGACGCGGAGGCCGAGGTCATGCGGTCGATGATGGACCGCATGGTGATGGTCGCCGGGGTGCTGCTTGCCTTCTCGATGCTGATCGCCGCCCTCGGCGTCGCCGCCACCCTGATGCTCGGCGTCGACGAGCGCACCCGGGAGATCGGCATGCTCCGCGCGATCGGCCTCGGCGGCGGACAGCTGCGCGCGATGCTCACCCTGGAGGCGGTCCTGCTGTCCCTGACCGGCGCGGTCGCGGGCACCGTCCTCGGTCTGGTCTACGGCTGGCTCGCGGGCCGCTCGGTCACCCGGTCGTACGGGATCGAGCACACCCCCGCCCTGATGATCGCCGGGCTGCTGGGCGTCACGGTCCTGATCGGCCTGACCGCCGCCGTCCTGCCCGCCCGGAGGGTGCGCCGGATGGCGGTGGTGGACGCGCTGCACGCGGAGTGA